The Maylandia zebra isolate NMK-2024a linkage group LG4, Mzebra_GT3a, whole genome shotgun sequence genome includes a window with the following:
- the LOC143418416 gene encoding uncharacterized protein LOC143418416 isoform X1 codes for MPVLPVWRLAIPLPAVLMITVSLYMIVLGIGLWIRYCLKDYCSLECSECCADLSVCEQCIRLGEMCDCRLPAVGPFLAESCSPASDSNRPPSTPSPRRRFSRCPSRWAGCSRSGWAGQIDGGWLCWSRSCCSE; via the exons ATGCCG GTGTTGCCTGTTTGGAGGCTTGCAATCCCTCTACCTGCAGTGCTGATGATCACTGTGAGTCTGTACATGATCGTCCTAGGGATTGGGCTCTGGATCCGATACTGCCTCAAG GACTACTGTTCTTTAGAGTGCAGTGAATGCTGTGCAGACCTCTCTGTGTGCGAGCAGTGCATCAGACTGGGTGAAATGTGCGACTGCCGCCTGCCGGCTGTGGGACCATTCCTGGCTGAATCCTGCTCTCCGGCTTCT gACTCCAACCGGCCGCCCAGCACGCCAAGCCCTCGGCGAAGGTTCTCCCGTTGTCCAAGCAGATGGGCTGGATGTAGTCGGTCAGGGTGGGCTGGGCAGATAGACGGAGGATGGCTATGTTGGTCCCGGTCGTGTTGCTCAGAGTGA
- the LOC143418416 gene encoding uncharacterized protein LOC143418416 isoform X2, with the protein MPVLPVWRLAIPLPAVLMITVSLYMIVLGIGLWIRYCLKDYCSLECSECCADLSVCEQCIRLGEMCDCRLPAVGPFLAESCSPASCSRWDCACTCQVPDCDTCNCLCFEIRMK; encoded by the exons ATGCCG GTGTTGCCTGTTTGGAGGCTTGCAATCCCTCTACCTGCAGTGCTGATGATCACTGTGAGTCTGTACATGATCGTCCTAGGGATTGGGCTCTGGATCCGATACTGCCTCAAG GACTACTGTTCTTTAGAGTGCAGTGAATGCTGTGCAGACCTCTCTGTGTGCGAGCAGTGCATCAGACTGGGTGAAATGTGCGACTGCCGCCTGCCGGCTGTGGGACCATTCCTGGCTGAATCCTGCTCTCCGGCTTCT TGCTCCAGGTGGGACTGTGCCTGTACCTGCCAGGTTCCTGACTGCGACACCTGCAACTGTTTATGCTTCGAGATCAGGATGAAGTAG